In the genome of Euleptes europaea isolate rEulEur1 chromosome 7, rEulEur1.hap1, whole genome shotgun sequence, one region contains:
- the WDR74 gene encoding WD repeat-containing protein 74: protein MASPARSNHVWVGSETGILKGINLQKKQATNYKLGDGMLSRHEAVTTMCWGDPYESEIFVGCLDGSVKLFSTEKGKFTESRDCQGGEGPFCGLAILDGSLITCVQSGLLKVWRDTSSEKVEIQVGPGVCRMRQNPEQLHRVATGGKENCLKVWDLHQPQEPIFRAKNMRNDWLDLRVPIWDRDMQFLPGSEKIVTCTGYHQVRLYDPSCPQRRPVLEATFGEHPLTALSLTSDGNAVVVGSSRGDVAVIDLRQGRLAKCLKGFAGSVRAIQCHPALPLVASCGLDRFLRVHSLHHKRLEHKVYLKSRLNCLLLTSQEKWEDEDLDSSADLQSDVKEEEDEIWNSMEVVASKQKAEPQPCSESGSEEPPKDKPLKKRKKIRKAES, encoded by the exons gCATCAACCTTCAAAAGAAACAGGCTACAAACTATAAGCTGGGGGATGGAATGCTCAGTCGACATGAAGCTGTTACCACCATGTGTTGGGGGGATCCTTATGAGTCTGAG ATCTTTGTGGGATGCCTTGATGGATCGGTCAAGTTATTTAGCACTGAGAAGGGCAAGTTTACAGAGTCGCGAGACTGTCAAGGAGGCGAGGGACCTTTCTGTGGCCTGGCTATACTTGATGG CTCCCTCATCACCTGCGTGCAGTCTGGCTTGCTGAAGGTTTGGCGGGACACTTCATCAGAAAAA GTGGAGATCCAGGTGGGCCCTGGCGTGTGCCGCATGCGCCAGAACCCTGAGCAGCTGCACCGCGTGGCCACTGGTGGGAAGGAGAACTGCCTCAAAGTGTGGGATCTACATCAGCCACAGGAGCCCATCTTCAGAGCCAAAAAT ATGCGGAATGACTGGCTTGATCTGAGGGTGCCCATCTGGGACCGGGACATGCAGTTCCTGCCTGGATCGGAGAAGATTGTTACCTGCACAGGGTATCACCAG GTCCGCCTTTATGACCCCAGCTGCCCACAGCGCCGCCCTGTGTTGGAGGCCACCTTTGGCGAGCATCCGCTCACTGCCCTCTCGTTGACTTCTGACGGAAA TGCTGTAGTCGTGGGCAGCTCGCGAGGGGACGTGGCAGTCATAGATCTGCGACAAG GGCGGTTGGCGAAGTGCCTCAAGGGTTTTGCTGGAAGCGTCCGCGCCATCCAGTGCCACCCTGCACTGCCACTGGTGGCCTCGTGCGGGCTGGACCGCTTCCTCCGCGTACACAGCCTGCACCACAAGCGCCTGGAGCATAAG GTCTATCTGAAATCTCGGTTGAACTGCCTGCTGCTGACCAGCCAAGAGAAGTGGGAG GACGAGGACCTGGACtcttcagctgatctccagagtgacgtgaaggaggaggaggacgaaatCTGGAACTCCATGGAAGTGGTGGCCAGCAAGCAGAAAGCAGAACCACAGCCGTGCTCCGAGTCGGGGAGCGAAGAGCCCCCAAAGGACAAGCCTTTGAAAAAGCGGAAGAAAATTAGAAAAGCAGAATCCTGA